The Sulfurimonas sp. HSL3-2 genome segment TCACGGGATGCAGGGTCAAGATCCCAAAAGTCACAGAAGCAACGGCACTCGGTGCTGCCATGGCTGCAGGTGTAGGAGCGGGAATATACAAAGACCTGATCTCTGCCGCCGAGGAGCTTGTAGTCTGGGATAAAAGCTATGAACCCGACATGGAAAATAAAAAGACCTATGATGAACTGAAAATTAAGTTCAACCACGCTTACGAAGCACAGCTTAAGCTTGTAGACGAGGGTGTCACGACATCAATGTGGAGTGCTCCGGGATTATAAAATATAATATATAATCTTGTAATAATCGTGAAATATTTGAGTGCTATATTGTCATCATGCAAACGACACTCACTCAAGTATGGCTGGACAGATTAGATGTTTTAGATATCGCTTTTCAACCTATACTTAATATTCATACCGGTAAAATATTTGCTGTTGAAGCACTTTTGCGCAATGTCGGTGATGCCGGGTTTAAATCTATCTTTTCACTTTTTGACACGGTATATAAAGAGGGGGTTCTTTACCCCTTTGATATTAAGCTCAGAGAGAAAGCATTTGAAAAATTTACAAAAATAGATGGATATAAAAATATCAAACTGTTTTATAACCTCGATAACCGTCTTTTTGAGATCAAAAACTACTCTCATGGAAATACGACCAGACTCCTGGAAAAGTTCGATATCTCTAAAGACAATATCTGTTTTGAAATATCCGAACGTCATGAGATAACACAGGAATGCGATATAACCACTGTCTTAAGACACTATCAGGAAGAAAACTTTTGTATAGCGATAGATGATTTCGGAGTGGGCCATTCAGGGTATAAACTCCTTTATGAAAGCACGCCGGAGGTCATCAAGATAGACAGGTTTTTCTTAAGCGGCATTGAGAAAAATCTGAAAAAGAAACTGCTTGTGCGAAACATAACAAATCTGGCGGTGCAGTTTGGTATAAAAGTGATTGCCGAGGGTATAGAGACAAGAGAAGAGCTGCTTACATGTAAAGATATAGGATGCCATTTTATCCAAGGCTATCTGATCCAAAGACCGACGCAAAACACGCAAGAGATACGTTATGAGTATGAAGAGATCATAGATATCCTACATAATGATAAAAGAACAAACGATATAAACTCTCAAATAAATCCCTATGTAGACAGAGCAAAACCTTTTGATGTAAAGACAAAGACGGCAGATGTGTTGCAATATCTCAAAGAGAACCCAACCGTAAGCGTCATGCCTATTATTAACTCCCTTGAAGAACCGCTTGGAGTGCTGCAGGACAAGGAGATAAAAAACTTTTTATACTCGCCTTACGGGATGTCTCTTTTAAACAATGACTTCACACAAAAGACAAAACTGAAAAATCTGATGACTCCATGCGCAACAGCGGATATCAACAGTGACATATCCACGATAATAGAACTATTTTCAAACAACCCGGAATCAGTCGGCATACTCATAACTAAAAACTCCAAGTATCTTGGTTTTTTGTCCGCACGTGCGATCATTACCATCATGAACGAACAAAACCTCATATTTGCCAGGGAACAAAATCCGCTTACGAAACTACCCGGTAATATCGCTATTGACCGCTATCTTTCAAATATCTCAGACGATAACTGCATCTTGTGTTACCTTGATCTTGATAATTTCAAAGCCTACAACGATAATTACGGATTTAGAAACGGAGACAGGGTGATCATGCTTTTTGCAGATATCTTAAAACAGAAACTGCCCAATGAGTTCTTTAAAGCACATATCGGCGGGGATGATTTCTTTGTTGCCGTAAAGTTTCATAAACAAGATGAGCTGCCATACGTGGATGCCATCAAAAAGTGTATAGATAAATTTTCCGAAGATGTGAAAGCGTTTTATAGTCAAGAGGACAAAGAAAGAGGGTACATCGTCTCAAAAGACAGGGAAGGAAATACAAAAGAGTTTGATCTTTTAAGTGTCAGCGCTTCTGTCATAGTCGTAAAATCAAAAACAAGAAGAGATCTGGAGAGTATAAATCTGGTGCTATCTTCTCAAAAGAAGATCGCAAAAAAAGATCAGGGGAAGATCTGTATCAGCAGTTTGTTATAGGATCAGACACTCTTTTAAGAGTTGCTGATCTGTTTGTAAAGTGAGTTTAGGTCACCTAGAACGTTAATACTTACTATCTTTCCGTCTTTAAAACGGAAAAAAGCCGCACCCGCATAACTGATACGTTTTTGCGTAGCTTCATAGTTAAGCAATCTTCCTGAATGTGTACCGGAATAGGTCACATAGGCGGTTGCGATATTGCCTTCGGAGATAAGGATCTCAACGGCATGATAAAGGTTTGGAAACGCTTCATGCAACATGTTTGCATATTCTTTGAAGCCGTCTATACCGTTGGCTACTATATCTAAAGAACCGCGGAAGCGGACATCTTTGTCGAGTAATTGATCTGCTTTTGTAAAATCATGACTATTCCACATAGCATAATATTCACTCACAAGTTGTTTGTTGTCCATAGCTCTTCTTTAATCTATATAATTTTTTTTATGACCAAACTTTTCTACTGAAGGGTATTCATCGTCAAAGTCGTCCATATCGTCATAGTCATCATAATTGATAGAGAAGATTCTCTCATAGCCTTTTTTTTCAAGCTCGTCGTCAATTATTTGTGTTTCATAACCTTTGCTCTTGCAAAGTTCTAAGATTTCAGCAATATCTTCTGAATCAACGCCGTAAAGTTCCATTTCTAATTTAATATCAGAAATTTTCATTCGTTCCTCTTAAAAAACAATAAAAATAGTAGCCTTAAGACTACCATGAAAAGTTTGATTGTCAATCAAACACAGACATAAAAAACTAAATCAAAGACCTGACTCAATAGCAAAGTGCTATTAATGTTTGAGTAGGAAATTATACAATATTTTGTAATTTTTTATAGTAACTCTTAATTTTTTTAATGATAGAATCTATTTAAAATATATTGGAGTCACACGTGAAAGAAAATTCTGAAGTCTTAGCATTAAAATACCGTCCGAACAGTTTTGAAGAGCTTATCGGACAGGAAGCTATCTCTCAGACGCTTTCACTTGCTCTTGATTCAAAACGTCTTTCACATGCCTACCTTTTTTCAGGTCTTAGAGGAAGCGGGAAGACTTCAACGGCACGTATCTTTGCAAAAGCACTCATCTGTGACAACGGGCCAACGTCCAATCCATGCGGAGCATGTGTTCATTGTTCGATGGCTGAGCAGAACCGCCATATTGACATCATAGAGATGGATGCGGCTTCAAATCGCGGGATCGACGATATCCGTGATCTTGTAGAGCAGACAAAGTACAAACCGGCATCGGCGGGGTATAAGATATTTATCATCGATGAGGTCCATATGCTCACCCCTCCTGCATTCAATGCGCTTTTAAAGACGCTTGAAGAGCCGCCGGAATATGTGAAGTTTATCTTAGCGACGACAGACCCTTTGAAACTCCCGGCTACCATACTTTCGCGTACCCAGCATTTCAGGTTTAAACGTATCGCTCCTTTAAAAGTGGTGCATCACCTCTCGCATATCCTTCATCTTGAAAACATCGAGTATGAGCCTCAAGCTTTGGAGATACTCGCACGCAGTGGGAATGGAAGTCTTCGTGATACGCTGACCCTTTTAGATCAGGCGATCATCTACTCAAAAAACTTTGTTGATGTCAAAACAGTCACCGATATGCTGGGGCTTGTGGATCCTAACTTTATCGCAGATATCTTTAAAGCGGTGTTTGCAAAAGACTACGCGGCTTTAGTCGAGTACACAAAGGTCCTTGAAGATTATGAAGCGGAGATGGTGGTCGATGAGCTTATCTCTTATCTTAAGGAGAGGATGTTTGCACAGGATTCACTCTTTTCTACACTGATTTTAGACAGATTTTTCAGGATACTCAGTGATTCAAAAAGCTTGTTCGCCATCAATGCAGACGGCAGTTTCGTACTTTCACTTCTCTTTTTCAAGATGGTCGAAGCTCTTCGTGTAAAAGAGATAGATCAGATGATAGAGTCTTTGCAAAAAGAGGTCAAACGTGTCGATATCGTCAACGTAGAGATCCCTGTTCAAAAACTTGAAGAACCTGTAGTAAGAGAAGAAGTGCAGCCGATAAAAGAAGCGGAATCTATACAAGAGGAAGCGGAGCAGGTTTCTATGCCTGAGCCTGAACCTGTATATGCAGAAGAGGTGGTCGAAGAGTCAAAAGATGACGAGTCTCTGAAAAAATATGAAGAGCTGGTCGCTAGCATCATGGACAGAAACATGGAACTGGGCGAGTGTTTTGTCAAACATATCCGCTACGTCTCTTTTGAAGACGGAGTCCTCACATGGGAAAGCTGTGTCGATGAGGATTGTAAAAAAGCTTTGAGCAGGGGCTTTAGCGTTATCAAACAGCTTGTTCGTGAAGTGTTCGGATTTGAGACGACTATGAAAAATCTTCCATGCAGTAAGACAGCAGAGGAACCCGCACCTGTACAACAGGAACCGGAGGAACAACCACAACCCTCCTCAATGGTCGAAGAGAATGAAGTCGGAACTGG includes the following:
- a CDS encoding GGDEF domain-containing protein, which codes for MQTTLTQVWLDRLDVLDIAFQPILNIHTGKIFAVEALLRNVGDAGFKSIFSLFDTVYKEGVLYPFDIKLREKAFEKFTKIDGYKNIKLFYNLDNRLFEIKNYSHGNTTRLLEKFDISKDNICFEISERHEITQECDITTVLRHYQEENFCIAIDDFGVGHSGYKLLYESTPEVIKIDRFFLSGIEKNLKKKLLVRNITNLAVQFGIKVIAEGIETREELLTCKDIGCHFIQGYLIQRPTQNTQEIRYEYEEIIDILHNDKRTNDINSQINPYVDRAKPFDVKTKTADVLQYLKENPTVSVMPIINSLEEPLGVLQDKEIKNFLYSPYGMSLLNNDFTQKTKLKNLMTPCATADINSDISTIIELFSNNPESVGILITKNSKYLGFLSARAIITIMNEQNLIFAREQNPLTKLPGNIAIDRYLSNISDDNCILCYLDLDNFKAYNDNYGFRNGDRVIMLFADILKQKLPNEFFKAHIGGDDFFVAVKFHKQDELPYVDAIKKCIDKFSEDVKAFYSQEDKERGYIVSKDREGNTKEFDLLSVSASVIVVKSKTRRDLESINLVLSSQKKIAKKDQGKICISSLL
- a CDS encoding ester cyclase, with the translated sequence MDNKQLVSEYYAMWNSHDFTKADQLLDKDVRFRGSLDIVANGIDGFKEYANMLHEAFPNLYHAVEILISEGNIATAYVTYSGTHSGRLLNYEATQKRISYAGAAFFRFKDGKIVSINVLGDLNSLYKQISNS
- a CDS encoding DNA polymerase III subunit gamma/tau, with amino-acid sequence MKENSEVLALKYRPNSFEELIGQEAISQTLSLALDSKRLSHAYLFSGLRGSGKTSTARIFAKALICDNGPTSNPCGACVHCSMAEQNRHIDIIEMDAASNRGIDDIRDLVEQTKYKPASAGYKIFIIDEVHMLTPPAFNALLKTLEEPPEYVKFILATTDPLKLPATILSRTQHFRFKRIAPLKVVHHLSHILHLENIEYEPQALEILARSGNGSLRDTLTLLDQAIIYSKNFVDVKTVTDMLGLVDPNFIADIFKAVFAKDYAALVEYTKVLEDYEAEMVVDELISYLKERMFAQDSLFSTLILDRFFRILSDSKSLFAINADGSFVLSLLFFKMVEALRVKEIDQMIESLQKEVKRVDIVNVEIPVQKLEEPVVREEVQPIKEAESIQEEAEQVSMPEPEPVYAEEVVEESKDDESLKKYEELVASIMDRNMELGECFVKHIRYVSFEDGVLTWESCVDEDCKKALSRGFSVIKQLVREVFGFETTMKNLPCSKTAEEPAPVQQEPEEQPQPSSMVEENEVGTGSCVTNCSEGDESVKEFDGATILDEPMIQKATEIFEATKITVQSKI